The Faecalibacterium prausnitzii genome includes a window with the following:
- the argH gene encoding argininosuccinate lyase: MAEQLWKGRFSKAVDSRVNDFNSSIRFDQRMIAQDMRGSGVHATMLAKQGIISEQDCEDILNGLASIADDLASGKLEIDPNAEDVHTFVEQTLTARIGDAGKRLHTGRSRNDQVALDIRLTLRDYSRMLQGRIVELVRVICKKAAENTAAVMPGYTHLQRAQPITFGHALMAYAWMLLRDLQRFEDATARMDAQCPLGSGALAGTTYPLDRAFTAEKLGFAAPCANSLDGVSDRDFCIELAAAISTCMMHLSRLSEEIILWCSWEFKFIELDDAFTTGSSIMPQKKNPDVTELIRGKTGRVYGDLNTLLVMMKGIPLAYNKDMQEDKEAIFDAVDTLDLCLKTVTPMLDTMKTLPANMRRAAAKGFINATDCADYLTKKGMPFRDAYKLTGCMVSDCISKDKTLEELTLDEFRGYSSLFENDIYDAIDLIKCCEGRTSYGGPSEASVKNQIALASAQVDAWEANNA; this comes from the coding sequence ATGGCAGAACAACTCTGGAAAGGCCGTTTCTCCAAGGCGGTCGATTCGCGCGTCAATGATTTCAACTCTTCCATCCGCTTTGACCAGCGGATGATCGCACAGGATATGCGGGGCAGCGGCGTACACGCCACCATGCTGGCCAAACAGGGCATCATCTCCGAGCAGGATTGTGAGGACATCCTCAACGGTCTGGCTTCCATCGCCGATGATCTGGCCAGCGGCAAGCTGGAGATCGACCCCAACGCCGAGGACGTCCACACCTTCGTGGAGCAGACCCTGACCGCCCGCATCGGCGACGCCGGCAAGCGCCTGCACACCGGCCGCAGCCGCAACGATCAGGTGGCGCTGGACATCCGCCTGACCCTGCGCGATTACAGCCGGATGCTGCAGGGCCGTATCGTCGAGCTGGTCCGGGTCATCTGCAAGAAGGCAGCGGAGAACACCGCCGCCGTCATGCCCGGCTACACCCACCTGCAGCGTGCCCAGCCCATTACCTTCGGCCACGCGCTGATGGCCTATGCCTGGATGCTGCTGCGCGATCTGCAGCGCTTTGAGGATGCCACCGCCCGCATGGACGCGCAGTGCCCGCTGGGCTCCGGCGCGCTGGCCGGCACCACCTACCCGCTGGACCGCGCCTTCACCGCAGAGAAGCTGGGCTTTGCCGCACCCTGCGCCAACAGCCTGGACGGCGTGTCCGACCGTGATTTCTGCATCGAGCTGGCCGCCGCCATCTCCACCTGCATGATGCACCTGTCCCGCCTGTCGGAGGAGATCATCCTCTGGTGCAGCTGGGAGTTCAAGTTCATCGAGCTGGACGACGCTTTCACCACCGGCTCCTCCATTATGCCGCAGAAGAAAAACCCGGACGTCACCGAGCTCATCCGCGGCAAGACCGGCCGCGTCTACGGCGACCTGAACACCCTGCTCGTCATGATGAAGGGCATCCCGCTGGCCTACAACAAGGATATGCAGGAGGATAAGGAGGCCATCTTCGACGCCGTCGATACCCTCGACCTCTGCCTGAAGACCGTCACCCCGATGCTGGACACCATGAAGACCCTGCCCGCCAACATGCGCCGCGCTGCGGCCAAGGGCTTCATCAACGCCACCGACTGCGCAGATTACCTGACCAAAAAGGGAATGCCCTTCCGCGATGCCTACAAGCTGACCGGCTGCATGGTCTCCGACTGCATCAGCAAAGACAAGACCCTCGAAGAGCTGACGCTGGACGAGTTCCGGGGCTACAGCAGCCTGTTTGAGAACGATATCTACGATGCCATCGACCTCATCAAGTGCTGCGAGGGCCGCACCAGCTACGGCGGCCCCTCCGAGGCAAGCGTGAAGAATCAGATCGCACTGGCATCTGCACAGGTGGACGCATGGGAGGCGAACAACGCATGA
- the argC gene encoding N-acetyl-gamma-glutamyl-phosphate reductase, which yields MSVKVFIDGSSGTTGLRIADRLAARPEIELLSISAEGRKDVNERASVINSADLAFLCLPDAASREVMPLLRPDVKVLDTSTAFRTDPAWDYGFPELKGQKEKIQNSCRVAVPGCYASGFISIARPLVELGLAPADYPFSCTGLSGYSGGGKKMIAEYENPDRPAHSKIDAPKSYGLTLAHKHLPEMQKISGLAHTPAFVPVVCDYYSGMQVLVPLDLKLAGTTAGQVAEGIAAYYKDGATVSVHALNEPLPENGLYSNALSGSDRMELYLTVNAAGDQMMLISLFDNLGKGSSGAAVQCMNLMLGLNETEGLE from the coding sequence ATGAGCGTGAAAGTTTTTATCGACGGTTCCTCCGGCACCACCGGTCTGCGCATCGCGGACCGTCTGGCGGCCCGGCCTGAGATCGAGCTTCTGAGCATCTCCGCCGAGGGCCGCAAGGACGTGAACGAGCGGGCCAGCGTCATCAACTCCGCAGACCTCGCCTTCCTCTGCCTGCCCGATGCGGCTTCCAGAGAGGTCATGCCCCTGCTCCGCCCGGACGTCAAGGTGCTGGATACCTCCACGGCCTTCCGCACCGACCCGGCATGGGACTATGGCTTCCCGGAGCTGAAGGGCCAGAAAGAGAAGATCCAGAACTCCTGCCGGGTGGCTGTGCCCGGCTGCTACGCCAGCGGCTTCATTAGCATTGCGCGGCCGCTGGTCGAGCTGGGGCTGGCCCCGGCGGACTATCCGTTCAGCTGCACGGGCCTCTCCGGTTACTCCGGCGGCGGCAAAAAGATGATCGCCGAGTACGAGAACCCGGACCGCCCGGCCCACAGCAAGATCGACGCGCCCAAGAGCTACGGCCTCACGCTGGCCCACAAGCACCTGCCGGAAATGCAGAAGATCAGCGGGCTGGCCCACACGCCCGCCTTCGTGCCGGTGGTCTGCGATTACTATTCCGGGATGCAGGTCCTCGTTCCGCTGGACCTGAAGCTGGCGGGCACCACCGCCGGGCAGGTGGCCGAGGGCATCGCCGCCTATTATAAGGACGGCGCGACGGTCTCCGTCCACGCCCTGAACGAACCGCTGCCCGAAAACGGCCTGTACTCCAACGCCCTCTCCGGCAGCGACCGGATGGAGCTGTACCTGACTGTGAACGCAGCAGGCGACCAGATGATGCTCATTTCGCTGTTCGACAACCTGGGCAAAGGCTCGTCCGGTGCGGCCGTGCAGTGCATGAACCTGATGCTGGGTCTGAATGAGACGGAAGGATTAGAGTGA
- the argJ gene encoding bifunctional glutamate N-acetyltransferase/amino-acid acetyltransferase ArgJ, giving the protein MSYKEVSGGICAPRGFAAAGVHCGIRANHNEKYDLALIKAEVRCAAAGVYTTNKVCGAPIKVDRAHLKDGYAQAILVNSGNANTCAANGVALAEECCALVGKALDIPAADVLPASTGVIGQPMVIDPFARGIPAAAAKLAATGQGSTDAATAIMTTDTHKKEYAIQFELGGKTCTVGAIGKGSGMIAPNMATMLAFYTTDAAVSPALLEKALKTVVPGTYNQMSVDLDTSTNDTLIILASGLAGNPEITEENADYQAFVAALTAIAEHMCAEHAGDGEGATHLITCEVTHAPDLKTARAVSRSVVCSNLFKAAVFGRDANWGRILCAIGYTPGDFSIDKVCVWLSSAAGEVYVCENAAYHPYSEDEAAKVLAEHDVLVKVDMGTGDASAKAWGCDLTYDYVKINGDYRT; this is encoded by the coding sequence ATGTCTTACAAGGAAGTATCGGGCGGCATCTGTGCGCCCAGAGGATTTGCAGCGGCCGGTGTCCATTGCGGCATCCGGGCCAACCACAACGAAAAATACGATCTGGCGCTCATCAAAGCGGAAGTCCGCTGCGCGGCCGCCGGTGTCTACACCACCAACAAGGTCTGCGGTGCGCCCATCAAGGTGGACCGTGCCCATCTGAAGGACGGCTATGCACAGGCCATCCTTGTCAACAGCGGCAACGCCAACACCTGCGCCGCCAACGGTGTGGCACTGGCCGAAGAGTGCTGTGCGCTGGTGGGCAAGGCGCTGGACATCCCCGCTGCGGATGTTCTGCCCGCCTCCACCGGCGTCATCGGCCAGCCCATGGTCATTGATCCGTTTGCCCGCGGCATCCCCGCCGCAGCGGCCAAGCTGGCCGCCACCGGGCAGGGCAGCACCGATGCGGCGACTGCCATCATGACCACCGACACCCACAAAAAAGAGTACGCCATCCAGTTCGAGCTGGGCGGCAAGACCTGCACCGTGGGTGCTATCGGCAAGGGCAGCGGGATGATCGCCCCCAATATGGCGACCATGCTGGCCTTCTACACCACCGACGCCGCCGTCTCCCCCGCCCTGCTTGAAAAGGCGCTGAAGACCGTCGTGCCCGGCACCTACAACCAGATGAGCGTGGACCTCGATACTTCGACGAACGACACCCTCATCATCTTGGCATCGGGCCTTGCGGGCAACCCGGAGATCACCGAGGAGAACGCCGATTACCAGGCCTTTGTGGCAGCGCTGACGGCCATTGCCGAGCACATGTGTGCCGAACACGCCGGTGACGGCGAGGGCGCGACCCACCTCATCACCTGCGAAGTCACCCATGCGCCCGACCTGAAGACGGCCCGCGCCGTCTCCCGCAGCGTGGTCTGCTCCAACCTGTTCAAGGCGGCGGTCTTTGGCCGCGATGCCAACTGGGGCCGCATCCTCTGCGCCATCGGCTATACCCCCGGCGACTTCTCCATCGACAAGGTCTGCGTCTGGCTGTCCAGTGCCGCCGGGGAGGTCTACGTCTGCGAGAACGCAGCCTACCACCCCTACAGCGAGGACGAGGCCGCCAAAGTGCTGGCCGAGCACGATGTCCTCGTCAAGGTGGACATGGGCACCGGCGACGCCAGTGCAAAGGCCTGGGGCTGTGACCTGACCTATGATTACGTCAAGATCAACGGCGATTACCGCACCTGA
- the argB gene encoding acetylglutamate kinase, with amino-acid sequence MKNEEMALLFSEATPYIQKYHGKTMVIKYGGNAMINETLKNAVMNDLVTLTLLGVRVVLVHGGGPAINEMLKKVGVESHFANGLRVTDDATMEIVQQVLAGKVNKDLVAKLRGRGVGLCGMDGQMLRCTELDPQLGHVGEIIHVDPTLIENLLNGGYIPVIATVGMDDLGQAYNVNADTAAAQIAIALKAEKLVSMTDIAGLLRDKDDESTLIPEVEVSEIEGYKAAGVIAGGMIPKIGGMADAIYQGVHEAVIIDGRVPHSILLELFSDRGSGTRFYRRSHQE; translated from the coding sequence ATGAAGAACGAAGAAATGGCCCTCCTGTTTTCGGAGGCGACCCCTTACATCCAGAAGTACCACGGCAAGACCATGGTCATCAAATACGGCGGCAACGCCATGATCAACGAGACGCTGAAGAACGCCGTCATGAACGACCTCGTCACCCTGACGCTGCTGGGCGTTCGGGTGGTACTGGTCCACGGCGGCGGCCCGGCCATCAATGAAATGCTGAAAAAGGTCGGCGTGGAGAGCCATTTTGCCAACGGTCTGCGCGTGACCGACGACGCCACCATGGAGATCGTCCAGCAGGTGCTGGCCGGCAAGGTGAACAAGGACCTCGTGGCAAAGCTGCGCGGCCGCGGCGTCGGCCTGTGCGGCATGGACGGCCAGATGCTCCGCTGCACCGAGCTGGACCCCCAGCTGGGCCATGTGGGCGAGATCATCCATGTGGACCCGACCCTGATCGAAAATCTGCTGAACGGCGGCTACATCCCGGTCATCGCAACGGTCGGCATGGACGACCTCGGCCAGGCGTACAATGTCAACGCCGACACCGCTGCCGCCCAGATTGCCATTGCGCTCAAGGCCGAAAAGCTCGTCTCCATGACCGATATCGCGGGCCTGCTGCGGGATAAGGACGACGAATCTACCCTCATCCCCGAAGTGGAGGTCTCCGAGATCGAGGGCTACAAGGCCGCTGGAGTCATCGCAGGCGGCATGATCCCCAAGATCGGCGGCATGGCCGATGCCATCTATCAGGGCGTCCACGAGGCCGTCATCATTGATGGCCGTGTCCCCCACTCCATCCTGCTGGAGCTGTTCTCCGACCGCGGTTCCGGCACCCGCTTCTACCGCCGGAGCCATCAGGAATAA
- a CDS encoding acetylornithine/succinylornithine family transaminase, whose product MDSEKVIKRDNDYVLHTYNRNPIALEKGHGLYAEGPEGQKYLDFTSGIGVNSLGYCDVDWAEAVSEQAHKLQHTSNLYYTAPCGKLAKKLCKRTGMSKVFFGNSGAEANEGAIKAARKYSFDHYGKGRDVVITLVNSFHGRTIATLTATGQEVFHNYFGPFNEGFQYVPAGDLEALTELVDRHTCAVMLELVQGEGGVVALEPEYVQAVRKLCDDRDLVLIVDEVQTGVGRTGTFLCCEHYNLKPDVVTLAKGLGGGLPIGAVLMNEKVAAGMGAGTHGSTFGGNPVVCAGANVVVDRMDNGFLANVNERAVQLRTGLAKLPMVKSLSGIGLMVGIEFFGDVRAADVLAACREKGLLVLTAKTRLRLLPPLTLTAHDVEKALAILNEVLREMAQKSPEEQA is encoded by the coding sequence ATGGATTCCGAAAAAGTCATCAAGCGGGACAATGACTATGTCCTGCATACCTACAACCGCAATCCCATTGCGCTGGAAAAGGGCCACGGTCTGTATGCCGAAGGCCCCGAAGGCCAGAAGTATCTGGACTTCACCAGCGGCATCGGCGTCAACAGTCTGGGCTATTGTGATGTGGACTGGGCCGAGGCCGTTTCCGAGCAGGCCCACAAGCTGCAGCACACATCCAACCTCTACTACACGGCCCCCTGCGGCAAGCTGGCCAAAAAGCTGTGCAAGCGCACCGGCATGAGCAAGGTCTTCTTTGGCAACTCCGGTGCCGAGGCCAATGAGGGTGCCATCAAGGCGGCCCGCAAATACAGCTTCGACCACTACGGCAAGGGCCGTGATGTGGTCATCACGCTGGTCAACAGCTTCCATGGCCGCACCATCGCTACCCTGACCGCCACCGGGCAGGAGGTGTTCCACAACTACTTCGGCCCCTTCAACGAGGGCTTCCAGTACGTCCCGGCGGGCGACCTCGAAGCTCTGACCGAACTGGTGGACCGCCACACCTGCGCCGTGATGCTGGAGCTGGTGCAGGGCGAGGGCGGCGTCGTGGCGCTGGAGCCGGAATACGTGCAGGCCGTCCGCAAGCTCTGCGATGACAGGGACCTGGTCCTCATCGTGGACGAAGTGCAGACCGGCGTGGGCCGCACCGGCACCTTCCTGTGCTGTGAGCACTACAACCTCAAGCCGGATGTCGTCACCCTGGCCAAGGGTCTGGGCGGCGGCCTGCCCATCGGTGCCGTGCTGATGAACGAAAAGGTCGCGGCCGGGATGGGCGCAGGCACCCACGGCTCCACCTTCGGCGGCAACCCGGTGGTCTGCGCCGGTGCCAATGTGGTCGTGGACCGGATGGACAACGGCTTCCTGGCGAACGTCAATGAGCGCGCCGTCCAGCTGCGCACCGGTCTGGCAAAGCTCCCCATGGTCAAGAGCCTGTCCGGCATCGGCCTGATGGTGGGCATCGAATTTTTCGGCGATGTCCGGGCGGCGGATGTCCTCGCCGCCTGCCGCGAAAAGGGCCTGCTGGTGCTGACGGCCAAGACCCGCCTGCGCCTGCTGCCGCCCCTGACCCTGACGGCACATGATGTCGAGAAGGCACTGGCCATCCTGAACGAAGTGCTGCGCGAGATGGCCCAGAAGTCTCCGGAGGAACAGGCATGA
- the argF gene encoding ornithine carbamoyltransferase, whose translation MKHLLKLSDLSPEELHHILDVADRLKAEQKAGGTAPLLHGRSVALMFSKNSTRTRTSFEVGVYQLGGLGNYMNAATELQSGRGEPLKDTARVLGRYYDCVVWRTYRQCDLEEFAELAGVPVINGLTDYAHPCQVLADLMTIRERRGALEDQKLCFIGDGCSMANSLIVGGLLAGMTVSCVCPQGYRPAADVLMFAHKYGPKFHLLTDPAEGVKDADVVVTAAWNTAPGTPESERRLRDFAGFQVTSGLLSGAKPDAMLLHCLPAHRGEEISTAVFEQHADEIFTEAENRLHVQKAVLAILLANQ comes from the coding sequence ATGAAACATCTGCTGAAACTGAGCGACCTCTCCCCCGAAGAGCTGCACCACATCCTCGATGTGGCCGACCGGCTCAAGGCGGAGCAGAAGGCCGGAGGCACGGCACCGCTGCTGCACGGCAGGAGCGTGGCGCTGATGTTCTCCAAAAACTCCACCCGCACCCGTACCAGCTTTGAGGTGGGCGTGTACCAGCTGGGGGGCCTTGGCAACTACATGAACGCCGCCACCGAGCTGCAATCCGGCCGGGGCGAGCCGCTCAAGGATACCGCCCGTGTGCTGGGCCGCTACTACGACTGTGTGGTCTGGCGCACCTACCGCCAGTGCGACCTTGAAGAGTTCGCCGAACTGGCCGGGGTCCCGGTCATCAACGGCCTGACCGACTATGCCCACCCCTGCCAGGTGCTGGCCGACCTGATGACCATTCGGGAGCGCCGCGGCGCACTGGAAGACCAGAAGCTCTGCTTCATCGGCGATGGATGCAGCATGGCGAACAGCCTCATCGTGGGCGGTCTGCTGGCCGGGATGACCGTCAGCTGCGTTTGCCCGCAGGGCTACCGCCCCGCTGCCGATGTGCTGATGTTTGCCCACAAATATGGCCCGAAGTTCCATCTCCTCACCGACCCCGCCGAAGGCGTGAAGGACGCCGACGTGGTCGTGACGGCGGCCTGGAACACCGCCCCCGGCACACCGGAGAGCGAACGCCGCCTGCGCGATTTTGCGGGCTTTCAGGTCACGAGCGGCCTGCTGAGCGGAGCAAAGCCCGACGCGATGCTTCTCCACTGCCTGCCCGCCCACCGCGGTGAGGAAATCTCCACGGCGGTCTTTGAACAGCACGCCGACGAGATCTTCACCGAAGCCGAGAACCGCCTCCACGTCCAGAAAGCCGTTCTGGCCATCCTTCTGGCGAACCAATAA